In a single window of the Zea mays cultivar B73 chromosome 5, Zm-B73-REFERENCE-NAM-5.0, whole genome shotgun sequence genome:
- the LOC100274879 gene encoding uncharacterized protein isoform X2, whose translation MAAASCPVALAFFSSSCILLLLQTICCSGVFVELSYDSTQVKVQPFACRDKPCGSESTAGSFISDVLGPDRRLNVSGIVVTATGTRQLGALLRTLRSLQASLGDAGLAERVKVSPELSMSSLRVVGKDLARATKKRRWGKVLEFVRRTRSLVFVRVDTEAGANGEVVAVIEEAAAQVAAVLGADVGVVLHIKSRAVPSAAAMEKLTGRGEKRSLGVLVDVSFPRRDRELGEARATAHDEFSPVSNPATTPVSNPVTVPATNPVANPMSPGFVTVPSTNPGNGFASNTNLPPLYPEPTTAPVTMPTPDPTTTMPPPVTVPSPFANPVAAPTTTMPGTVTNPATTPSQFPPVTNPVTTYPYPQQGGMPGTTPEVYQPPATTTPGTAQQSAPSVTGQGQAWCVAKSGLMDAALQDGIDYACGAGGADCSAIQPMGTCYNPNTLQAHASYAFNSYFQRNPSATSCDFGGAGMLVNVNPSSGTCVYQTSAGFGAGYSPGTTTGGGGVPSGYTPGMPGAGYGAAGGGVSGTMGGGSGSTVLNANNPGGNSMYGGYDNTAGLTAGSAPLPCGGGGWAVLCLVWMVTFAFVKEKV comes from the exons ATGGCGGCGGCTTCCTGCCCTGTTGCCCTCGCATTCTTCTCCTCCTCCTGTATTCTCCTCCTCCTTCAAACAATCTGCTGTTCAG GAGTATTTGTGGAGCTATCATACGACTCGACACAGGTCAAGGTACAG CCGTTTGCGTGCAGAGACAAGCCATGCGGATCGGAGTCCACCGCCGGCTCGTTCATCAGCGATGTTCTCGGTCCCGACCGCCGGCTCAACGTCAGCGGCATCGTCGTGACGGCCACCGGCACGCGGCAGCTCGGCGCGCTTCTCCGCACTTTGCGGTCGCTTCAGGCTTCTCTCGGCGACGCTGGGTTGGCGGAGCGCGTCAAGGTCTCGCCGGAGCTCTCGATGTCTTCTCTGCGGGTCGTGGGCAAGGATCTCGCTCGTGCGACCAAGAAGCGGCGGTGGGGCAAGGTCCTGGAGTTCGTCAGGAGGACACGCTCGTTGGTCTTTGTTCGTGTGGACACGGAGGCGGGAGCGAACGGGGAGGTCGTCGCGGTGATCGAAGAGGCCGCCGCTCAAGTTGCCGCTGTGTTGGGCGCTGACGTCGGCGTCGTGCTCCACATCAAGAGCCGTGCGGTTCCAAGCGCGGCGGCAATGGAAAAGCTTACCGGCCGGGGGGAGAAGAGGTCGTTGGGTGTTCTGGTGGACGTGTCGTTTCCTCGGCGGGACCGGGAGCTCGGCGAGGCGAGAGCGACGGCGCACGACGAGTTCTCTCCGGTCAGTAATCCGGCGACGACGCCCGTGAGCAACCCCGTGACCGTGCCGGCCACGAACCCCGTGGCCAACCCGATGTCCCCGGGATTCGTCACCGTGCCGTCGACCAACCCGGGCAACGGGTTCGCGAGCAACACGAACCTGCCGCCGCTGTACCCCGAGCCGACGACGGCGCCGGTCACCATGCCCACGCCTGACCCGACGACGACGATGCCGCCGCCCGTGACCGTGCCGTCCCCCTTCGCGAACCCGGTCGCCGCGCCGACGACCACCATGCCGGGGACGGTGACGAACCCGGCCACGACGCCGTCGCAGTTCCCACCGGTCACCAACCCGGTGACCACGTACCCGTACCCGCAGCAGGGCGGCATGCCGGGAACGACGCCGGAGGTGTACCAGCCTCCCGCGACGACGACGCCCGGCACAGCGCAGCAGAGCGCGCCGTCTGTGACCGGGCAGGGGCAGGCGTGGTGCGTCGCCAAGTCGGGGCTCATGGACGCCGCCCTCCAGGACGGGATCGACTACGCGTGCGGCGCGGGCGGCGCCGACTGCTCGGCCATCCAGCCCATGGGCACCTGCTACAACCCCAACACGCTGCAGGCGCACGCCTCGTACGCCTTCAACAGCTACTTCCAGCGGAACCCGTCGGCGACCAGCTGCGACTTCGGAGGCGCCGGCATGCTCGTCAACGTCAACCCAA GCTCGGGAACTTGCGTGTACCAGACATCAGCAGG TTTCGGCGCCGGTTACAGCCCGGGTACGACGACGGGCGGCGGTGGCGTGCCCAGCGGTTACACTCCGGGGATGCCGGGCGCCGGTTACGGCGCAGCGGGAGGAGGGGTGTCGGGCACCATGGGAGGGGGCTCCGGCTCGACGGTGCTGAACGCAAACAACCCCGGCGGCAACTCGATGTACGGCGGCTACGACAACACGGCGGGGCTCACCGCCGGCTCGGCGCCGCTaccctgcggcggcggcggctgggccgTCCTGTGCCTCGTCTGGATGGTCACCTTCGCATTTGTCAAGGAGAAAGTGTAG
- the LOC100274879 gene encoding uncharacterized protein LOC100274879 precursor, with the protein MAAASCPVALAFFSSSCILLLLQTICCSGVFVELSYDSTQVKPFACRDKPCGSESTAGSFISDVLGPDRRLNVSGIVVTATGTRQLGALLRTLRSLQASLGDAGLAERVKVSPELSMSSLRVVGKDLARATKKRRWGKVLEFVRRTRSLVFVRVDTEAGANGEVVAVIEEAAAQVAAVLGADVGVVLHIKSRAVPSAAAMEKLTGRGEKRSLGVLVDVSFPRRDRELGEARATAHDEFSPVSNPATTPVSNPVTVPATNPVANPMSPGFVTVPSTNPGNGFASNTNLPPLYPEPTTAPVTMPTPDPTTTMPPPVTVPSPFANPVAAPTTTMPGTVTNPATTPSQFPPVTNPVTTYPYPQQGGMPGTTPEVYQPPATTTPGTAQQSAPSVTGQGQAWCVAKSGLMDAALQDGIDYACGAGGADCSAIQPMGTCYNPNTLQAHASYAFNSYFQRNPSATSCDFGGAGMLVNVNPSSGTCVYQTSAGFGAGYSPGTTTGGGGVPSGYTPGMPGAGYGAAGGGVSGTMGGGSGSTVLNANNPGGNSMYGGYDNTAGLTAGSAPLPCGGGGWAVLCLVWMVTFAFVKEKV; encoded by the exons ATGGCGGCGGCTTCCTGCCCTGTTGCCCTCGCATTCTTCTCCTCCTCCTGTATTCTCCTCCTCCTTCAAACAATCTGCTGTTCAG GAGTATTTGTGGAGCTATCATACGACTCGACACAGGTCAAG CCGTTTGCGTGCAGAGACAAGCCATGCGGATCGGAGTCCACCGCCGGCTCGTTCATCAGCGATGTTCTCGGTCCCGACCGCCGGCTCAACGTCAGCGGCATCGTCGTGACGGCCACCGGCACGCGGCAGCTCGGCGCGCTTCTCCGCACTTTGCGGTCGCTTCAGGCTTCTCTCGGCGACGCTGGGTTGGCGGAGCGCGTCAAGGTCTCGCCGGAGCTCTCGATGTCTTCTCTGCGGGTCGTGGGCAAGGATCTCGCTCGTGCGACCAAGAAGCGGCGGTGGGGCAAGGTCCTGGAGTTCGTCAGGAGGACACGCTCGTTGGTCTTTGTTCGTGTGGACACGGAGGCGGGAGCGAACGGGGAGGTCGTCGCGGTGATCGAAGAGGCCGCCGCTCAAGTTGCCGCTGTGTTGGGCGCTGACGTCGGCGTCGTGCTCCACATCAAGAGCCGTGCGGTTCCAAGCGCGGCGGCAATGGAAAAGCTTACCGGCCGGGGGGAGAAGAGGTCGTTGGGTGTTCTGGTGGACGTGTCGTTTCCTCGGCGGGACCGGGAGCTCGGCGAGGCGAGAGCGACGGCGCACGACGAGTTCTCTCCGGTCAGTAATCCGGCGACGACGCCCGTGAGCAACCCCGTGACCGTGCCGGCCACGAACCCCGTGGCCAACCCGATGTCCCCGGGATTCGTCACCGTGCCGTCGACCAACCCGGGCAACGGGTTCGCGAGCAACACGAACCTGCCGCCGCTGTACCCCGAGCCGACGACGGCGCCGGTCACCATGCCCACGCCTGACCCGACGACGACGATGCCGCCGCCCGTGACCGTGCCGTCCCCCTTCGCGAACCCGGTCGCCGCGCCGACGACCACCATGCCGGGGACGGTGACGAACCCGGCCACGACGCCGTCGCAGTTCCCACCGGTCACCAACCCGGTGACCACGTACCCGTACCCGCAGCAGGGCGGCATGCCGGGAACGACGCCGGAGGTGTACCAGCCTCCCGCGACGACGACGCCCGGCACAGCGCAGCAGAGCGCGCCGTCTGTGACCGGGCAGGGGCAGGCGTGGTGCGTCGCCAAGTCGGGGCTCATGGACGCCGCCCTCCAGGACGGGATCGACTACGCGTGCGGCGCGGGCGGCGCCGACTGCTCGGCCATCCAGCCCATGGGCACCTGCTACAACCCCAACACGCTGCAGGCGCACGCCTCGTACGCCTTCAACAGCTACTTCCAGCGGAACCCGTCGGCGACCAGCTGCGACTTCGGAGGCGCCGGCATGCTCGTCAACGTCAACCCAA GCTCGGGAACTTGCGTGTACCAGACATCAGCAGG TTTCGGCGCCGGTTACAGCCCGGGTACGACGACGGGCGGCGGTGGCGTGCCCAGCGGTTACACTCCGGGGATGCCGGGCGCCGGTTACGGCGCAGCGGGAGGAGGGGTGTCGGGCACCATGGGAGGGGGCTCCGGCTCGACGGTGCTGAACGCAAACAACCCCGGCGGCAACTCGATGTACGGCGGCTACGACAACACGGCGGGGCTCACCGCCGGCTCGGCGCCGCTaccctgcggcggcggcggctgggccgTCCTGTGCCTCGTCTGGATGGTCACCTTCGCATTTGTCAAGGAGAAAGTGTAG
- the LOC100274879 gene encoding uncharacterized protein isoform X1 → MAAASCPVALAFFSSSCILLLLQTICCSGVFVELSYDSTQVKVQVLSTSVVTDGYRVMVTDKQRAYLFLKPFACRDKPCGSESTAGSFISDVLGPDRRLNVSGIVVTATGTRQLGALLRTLRSLQASLGDAGLAERVKVSPELSMSSLRVVGKDLARATKKRRWGKVLEFVRRTRSLVFVRVDTEAGANGEVVAVIEEAAAQVAAVLGADVGVVLHIKSRAVPSAAAMEKLTGRGEKRSLGVLVDVSFPRRDRELGEARATAHDEFSPVSNPATTPVSNPVTVPATNPVANPMSPGFVTVPSTNPGNGFASNTNLPPLYPEPTTAPVTMPTPDPTTTMPPPVTVPSPFANPVAAPTTTMPGTVTNPATTPSQFPPVTNPVTTYPYPQQGGMPGTTPEVYQPPATTTPGTAQQSAPSVTGQGQAWCVAKSGLMDAALQDGIDYACGAGGADCSAIQPMGTCYNPNTLQAHASYAFNSYFQRNPSATSCDFGGAGMLVNVNPSSGTCVYQTSAGFGAGYSPGTTTGGGGVPSGYTPGMPGAGYGAAGGGVSGTMGGGSGSTVLNANNPGGNSMYGGYDNTAGLTAGSAPLPCGGGGWAVLCLVWMVTFAFVKEKV, encoded by the exons ATGGCGGCGGCTTCCTGCCCTGTTGCCCTCGCATTCTTCTCCTCCTCCTGTATTCTCCTCCTCCTTCAAACAATCTGCTGTTCAG GAGTATTTGTGGAGCTATCATACGACTCGACACAGGTCAAGGTACAGGTACTGTCCACCTCAGTGGTCACTGACGGCTACAGAGTGATGGTCACTGACAAGCAGCGCGCCTACCTCTTCCTGAAGCCGTTTGCGTGCAGAGACAAGCCATGCGGATCGGAGTCCACCGCCGGCTCGTTCATCAGCGATGTTCTCGGTCCCGACCGCCGGCTCAACGTCAGCGGCATCGTCGTGACGGCCACCGGCACGCGGCAGCTCGGCGCGCTTCTCCGCACTTTGCGGTCGCTTCAGGCTTCTCTCGGCGACGCTGGGTTGGCGGAGCGCGTCAAGGTCTCGCCGGAGCTCTCGATGTCTTCTCTGCGGGTCGTGGGCAAGGATCTCGCTCGTGCGACCAAGAAGCGGCGGTGGGGCAAGGTCCTGGAGTTCGTCAGGAGGACACGCTCGTTGGTCTTTGTTCGTGTGGACACGGAGGCGGGAGCGAACGGGGAGGTCGTCGCGGTGATCGAAGAGGCCGCCGCTCAAGTTGCCGCTGTGTTGGGCGCTGACGTCGGCGTCGTGCTCCACATCAAGAGCCGTGCGGTTCCAAGCGCGGCGGCAATGGAAAAGCTTACCGGCCGGGGGGAGAAGAGGTCGTTGGGTGTTCTGGTGGACGTGTCGTTTCCTCGGCGGGACCGGGAGCTCGGCGAGGCGAGAGCGACGGCGCACGACGAGTTCTCTCCGGTCAGTAATCCGGCGACGACGCCCGTGAGCAACCCCGTGACCGTGCCGGCCACGAACCCCGTGGCCAACCCGATGTCCCCGGGATTCGTCACCGTGCCGTCGACCAACCCGGGCAACGGGTTCGCGAGCAACACGAACCTGCCGCCGCTGTACCCCGAGCCGACGACGGCGCCGGTCACCATGCCCACGCCTGACCCGACGACGACGATGCCGCCGCCCGTGACCGTGCCGTCCCCCTTCGCGAACCCGGTCGCCGCGCCGACGACCACCATGCCGGGGACGGTGACGAACCCGGCCACGACGCCGTCGCAGTTCCCACCGGTCACCAACCCGGTGACCACGTACCCGTACCCGCAGCAGGGCGGCATGCCGGGAACGACGCCGGAGGTGTACCAGCCTCCCGCGACGACGACGCCCGGCACAGCGCAGCAGAGCGCGCCGTCTGTGACCGGGCAGGGGCAGGCGTGGTGCGTCGCCAAGTCGGGGCTCATGGACGCCGCCCTCCAGGACGGGATCGACTACGCGTGCGGCGCGGGCGGCGCCGACTGCTCGGCCATCCAGCCCATGGGCACCTGCTACAACCCCAACACGCTGCAGGCGCACGCCTCGTACGCCTTCAACAGCTACTTCCAGCGGAACCCGTCGGCGACCAGCTGCGACTTCGGAGGCGCCGGCATGCTCGTCAACGTCAACCCAA GCTCGGGAACTTGCGTGTACCAGACATCAGCAGG TTTCGGCGCCGGTTACAGCCCGGGTACGACGACGGGCGGCGGTGGCGTGCCCAGCGGTTACACTCCGGGGATGCCGGGCGCCGGTTACGGCGCAGCGGGAGGAGGGGTGTCGGGCACCATGGGAGGGGGCTCCGGCTCGACGGTGCTGAACGCAAACAACCCCGGCGGCAACTCGATGTACGGCGGCTACGACAACACGGCGGGGCTCACCGCCGGCTCGGCGCCGCTaccctgcggcggcggcggctgggccgTCCTGTGCCTCGTCTGGATGGTCACCTTCGCATTTGTCAAGGAGAAAGTGTAG
- the LOC100383660 gene encoding Flap endonuclease 1-B: MGIKGLTKLLAQHAPTAAVQRRVEDYRGRVIAVDASVSIYQFLAVVGRKGSELLTNEAGEITSHLQGMLNRTIRMLEAGIKPVFVFDGEPPEMKKKELAKRSLKRDDAIKDLNRAMEIGDENAIEKFSKRTVKVTGRHNDDCKRLLRLMGVPVVEAPGEAEAQCAALCENHQVYAVASEDMDTLTFGARRFLRHLTDLGYKKSPVTEFDVSKVLEELGLTMDQFIDLCILSGCDYCENIRGIGGQRALKLIRQHGCIEEVLQNLNQTRFSVPEDWPYQEVRTLFKEPNVCAGIPDFTWTSPDPEGLMDFLSTENSFSPDRVTKAVEKIKVARDRYSPGRMKHLTPVASLRGSHTEKEPQCILGSPGQTLKVMSSPQVCKSPSSGFRYGSSKPFMLGRQSGFHGMPYALSFI; this comes from the exons ATGGGAATCAAG GGCTTGACGAAGCTGCTGGCGCAGCACGCACCGACAGCCGCGGTGCAGCGGCGGGTGGAGGACTACCGCGGCCGCGTCATCGCCGTAGACGCCAGCGTCAGCATCTACCAGTTCCTC GCCGTGGTTGGAAGGAAAGGATCAGAGCTTCTGACCAATGAGGCTGGTGAAATCACAAG TCATCTGCAGGGTATGTTGAACCGGACGATAAGAATGCTAGAAGCAGGGATAAAGCCCGT GTTTGTGTTTGATGGCGAGCCACCTGAAATGAAGAAAAAGGAGCTTGCAAAAAG GTCCTTGAAGAGGGATGATGCTATTAAAGATCTTAATAGAGCTATGGAG ATTGGGGATGAGAATGCAATTGAAAAATTTAGTAAAAGGACTGTCAAG GTTACAGGAAGGCATAATGATGACTGCAAGAGGCTGTTAAGGTTGATGGGTGTCCCTGTAGTTGAG GCACCAGGTGAGGCTGAAGCACAGTGTGCAGCACTTTGTGAAAATCACCAG GTTTATGCTGTAGCTTCAGAGGACATGGACACACTGACTTTTGGTGCCCGAAGGTTTCTTCGTCACTTAACTGACCTTGGTTATAAGAAATCTCCTGTGACAGAATTTGATGTGTCAAAG GTTTTGGAAGAACTTGGACTCACGATGGATCAGTTCATTGACTTGTGTATCCTTAGTGGATGTGATTACTGTGAGAATATTAGAG GTATCGGAGGACAAAGAGCCTTGAAACTCATTCGTCAGCATGGTTGCATAGAAGAAGTTCTGCAAAATCTGAACCAGACGAG ATTCAGTGTTCCAGAAGACTGGCCTTACCAGGAAGTTCGGACATTGTTTAAGGAACCTAATGTTTGTGCAGGAATTCCAGATTTCACGTGGACCTCACCAGATCCAGAG GGCCTTATGGATTTCTTGTCAACAGAAAACAGTTTCAGTCCTGATAGAGTAACAAAG GCAGTAGAAAAGATAAAGGTTGCTAGGGATAGGTATTCCCCAGGCAG AATGAAGCATTTAACACCAGTTGCTAGCTTACGAGGATCTCATACTGAGAAG GAACCCCAGTGCATACTAGGTTCTCCAGGACAAACTCTGAAGGTCATGTCATCTCCACAAGTATGCAAGAGTCCAAGCTCTGGTTTCAGATATGGTAGCTCAAAGCCATTTATGCTGGGCAGACAGTCAGGATTTCATGGAATGCCTTATGCTCTCTCTTTTATCTAA
- the LOC111589261 gene encoding uncharacterized protein: MGSLMSGWSSSVLSDKEARLMRNRSLTKEEVAAFWRQHGSIPNAGSPRAVPVQYCCTRSDDDGFFLPENAADSSAANRGSWWTRSSWAFLNEPPPPTTTREAEAVLGSRAPRSFVVVACDQQLHAAARIVTGNA, from the exons ATGGGATCCCTGATGTCCGGTTGGAGCTCCTCAGTGCTGAGTGACAAGGAAG CTCGTTTGATGAGGAACCGGTCGCTGACAAAGGAGGAGGTGGCGGCGTTCTGGAGGCAGCACGGCAGCATACCGAACGCCGGTTCTCCCCGCGCGGTACCGGTACAATACTGCTGCACGAGGAGCGACGACGATGGCTTCTTCCTCCCCGAGAACGCCGCCGATAGCTCCGCCGCGAACCGCGGCAGCTG GTGGACTCGGAGCAGCTGGGCGTTCCTGAacgagccgccgccgccgacgacgaCGAGAGAGGCGGAGGCGGTGTTGGGCAGCAGGGCGCCGAGGAGCTTCGTCGTCGTCGCGTGTGACCAGCAGCTCCACGCCGCCGCCCGGATCGTCACCGGCAACGCCTAA